One genomic window of Deltaproteobacteria bacterium CG2_30_66_27 includes the following:
- a CDS encoding argininosuccinate synthase has product MKKVKKVVLAYSGGLDTSVILAWLVENYGCEVIAFVADLGQGEELGPVRVKAKKTGASKVYVENVQDEFVRDFVFPALMANAVYEGQYLLGTSIARPLIAKKQIEVARREKADAVSHGATGKGNDQVRFELTYYALMPGIRVIAPWREWDLASRTDLVNYAKKRGIPTPVTAAKPYSSDRNLLHISFEGGILEDPWMEPPESMFVLTRSPEKAPNRPEYVEVDFAEGIPVAVNGKKMGPAKLLAHLNALGGKHGIGRVDLVENRYVGMKSHGVYETPGGTILHAAHRAVESLTLDREVMHLRDSLMPRFAELIYNGYWYSPEMDLLKGMVVATQENVTGTARLKLYKGAITVAGRKSPVSLYRTDFATFEKETVYNQADATGFIKINALRLKIRSMLKTRKG; this is encoded by the coding sequence TTGAAAAAAGTGAAGAAAGTAGTTCTGGCATATTCGGGAGGACTGGACACCTCGGTCATCCTTGCGTGGCTCGTCGAGAATTACGGTTGCGAAGTGATCGCCTTCGTCGCCGACCTCGGACAGGGAGAGGAACTGGGCCCGGTGCGCGTCAAGGCGAAGAAGACGGGCGCCTCGAAGGTCTACGTGGAGAACGTCCAGGACGAGTTTGTCCGCGACTTCGTCTTCCCCGCGCTCATGGCGAACGCGGTCTACGAGGGGCAGTATCTCCTCGGCACCTCCATCGCCCGGCCCCTGATCGCCAAGAAGCAGATCGAGGTGGCCAGAAGGGAGAAGGCCGACGCGGTCTCCCACGGCGCCACCGGAAAGGGGAACGACCAGGTCCGCTTCGAGCTTACCTACTACGCCCTGATGCCCGGGATCCGCGTCATCGCCCCGTGGCGCGAATGGGACCTCGCCTCGCGGACCGACCTGGTGAACTACGCGAAGAAGCGCGGCATCCCCACGCCGGTTACCGCGGCCAAGCCGTACTCCAGCGACCGGAACCTGCTTCACATCAGCTTCGAGGGGGGGATCCTCGAGGATCCATGGATGGAACCGCCCGAGAGCATGTTCGTCCTCACCCGGTCCCCGGAGAAGGCGCCGAACCGTCCCGAGTACGTGGAGGTCGACTTCGCGGAGGGGATCCCCGTGGCGGTCAACGGGAAGAAGATGGGGCCGGCGAAGCTTCTCGCCCACCTGAACGCCCTCGGGGGGAAGCACGGCATCGGACGCGTGGACCTCGTCGAGAACCGGTACGTCGGGATGAAGTCGCACGGCGTGTACGAGACGCCGGGCGGGACGATCCTGCACGCGGCGCACCGGGCCGTCGAGTCGCTCACCCTCGACCGCGAGGTCATGCACCTGCGCGATTCCCTCATGCCCCGGTTCGCGGAGCTGATCTACAACGGCTACTGGTATTCGCCGGAGATGGATCTGCTGAAGGGGATGGTCGTCGCGACCCAGGAGAACGTGACGGGCACCGCGCGGCTCAAGCTGTACAAGGGCGCGATCACCGTGGCCGGCCGGAAGAGCCCCGTTTCCCTCTACCGGACCGACTTCGCGACGTTCGAGAAGGAGACCGTCTACAACCAGGCCGACGCGACCGGGTTCATCAAGATCAACGCGCTGCGCCTCAAGATCCGGTCGATGCTGAAAACCAGGAAGGGCTGA
- a CDS encoding 4-hydroxy-tetrahydrodipicolinate reductase, with protein MGRMGRAILGILKEGPHGFSLSGAVEAAGHPLLSQDAFEAAGVGRAGVPVTDDFAKAVAAADVAIDFTGADSSARNAGAAAAAGKPIVIGSTGLGPVHMERIRNAATRVPIVQSPNMSVGVNLMFKVAADVARVLGEEYDVEIVETHHRFKKDAPSGTAVRLADAVAAALGRTMEASGVYGRHGMIGERSRKEIGVLAVRAGDVVGEHTLIFGGIGERFEITHRAHSRDTFARGAVRAAAWVLGKPPGLYDMADVLGVGR; from the coding sequence ATGGGACGGATGGGAAGGGCGATCCTCGGCATCCTGAAGGAGGGTCCACACGGATTTTCCCTCTCCGGGGCGGTCGAGGCGGCGGGGCACCCGCTGCTCTCGCAGGACGCCTTCGAGGCGGCCGGGGTAGGAAGGGCGGGGGTTCCCGTCACCGACGACTTCGCGAAGGCGGTCGCCGCGGCGGACGTGGCGATCGACTTCACGGGAGCCGACTCCTCGGCGCGCAACGCCGGGGCGGCCGCCGCCGCGGGAAAGCCGATCGTCATCGGGAGCACGGGGCTCGGTCCGGTCCACATGGAGCGGATCCGGAACGCGGCGACCAGGGTGCCGATCGTCCAGTCCCCCAACATGAGCGTCGGGGTGAACCTCATGTTCAAGGTCGCGGCCGACGTGGCGCGGGTGCTGGGAGAGGAGTACGACGTGGAGATCGTCGAGACGCACCACCGGTTCAAGAAGGACGCCCCGTCGGGGACGGCGGTCCGTCTCGCCGACGCGGTGGCGGCCGCCCTCGGGCGGACGATGGAAGCGTCGGGCGTGTATGGCCGGCACGGGATGATCGGGGAGCGCTCCCGCAAGGAGATCGGCGTCCTCGCCGTCCGCGCCGGGGACGTGGTGGGGGAGCACACGCTGATCTTCGGCGGGATCGGCGAGCGGTTCGAGATCACGCACCGGGCCCACAGCCGCGATACGTTCGCCCGCGGCGCCGTGCGGGCGGCCGCGTGGGTCCTCGGCAAGCCGCCGGGGCTCTACGACATGGCGGACGTTCTGGGGGTAGGGAGATGA
- a CDS encoding diaminopimelate decarboxylase has translation MHHFHARNGEMQCEGVPLRRIARDVGTPVYVYSHATLAHHYRVFDEAFGGIPHIVCFSMKSNSNGSVIRTFTGLGSGVDIVSGGELARALAAGAPPGKIVYSGVGKKVPEIEEALRRGILMFNVESREELETIDAVARRMRKRAPIAIRVNPDVDPKTHPYISTGLKKNKFGIRIAQAMKDYEWAAGRRNIEVVGVDCHIGSQLTDVAPFVDAAGRVRRLVDRLLWKGLPIRFVDIGGGLGIRYNDELPPDPKAYADAIAEAFRGLPVTLVLEPGRVLVGNAGVLLTEVLYTKPIPSPAGRGKKHFFIVDAAMNDLARPSLYGSYHAILPVGKARRGKVTADVVGPICESGDFLAKDRAMPPCRGGDLLAVMSAGAYGFSMSSNYNTRPRAAEVMVSGDRFEVVRLRETVRELVRGERTASFLSRRRTGKG, from the coding sequence ATGCATCATTTTCACGCAAGGAACGGGGAGATGCAGTGCGAGGGGGTCCCGTTGCGGCGGATCGCCCGGGACGTGGGGACGCCGGTATACGTGTACAGCCACGCGACCCTTGCCCACCACTACCGTGTCTTCGACGAGGCGTTCGGCGGGATCCCTCACATTGTCTGCTTCTCGATGAAGTCGAACTCGAACGGCTCCGTCATCCGGACCTTCACCGGCCTGGGCAGCGGGGTCGACATCGTCTCGGGGGGCGAGCTCGCGCGCGCGCTGGCCGCCGGGGCGCCTCCGGGGAAGATCGTCTACTCGGGGGTCGGGAAGAAGGTCCCGGAGATCGAGGAGGCGCTGCGCCGCGGGATCCTCATGTTCAACGTGGAGTCGCGCGAGGAGTTGGAGACGATCGACGCCGTGGCCAGGAGAATGCGGAAGCGGGCCCCCATCGCGATCCGCGTGAACCCCGACGTGGATCCGAAGACCCACCCGTACATTTCGACGGGGCTGAAGAAGAACAAGTTCGGGATCCGGATCGCCCAGGCGATGAAGGATTACGAGTGGGCCGCGGGGAGACGGAACATTGAGGTCGTCGGGGTGGACTGCCACATCGGTTCACAACTGACCGACGTCGCTCCCTTCGTCGACGCCGCGGGGCGGGTCCGCCGCCTCGTCGACCGCCTGCTCTGGAAGGGGTTGCCCATCCGCTTCGTCGACATCGGCGGGGGGTTGGGGATCCGCTACAACGACGAGCTCCCCCCGGATCCGAAGGCGTACGCCGACGCGATCGCGGAGGCGTTCCGGGGTCTTCCCGTCACGCTCGTGCTCGAGCCGGGCCGCGTCCTCGTCGGAAACGCGGGGGTCCTCCTCACCGAGGTTCTCTACACGAAGCCGATCCCGTCCCCCGCCGGGAGGGGGAAGAAGCACTTCTTCATCGTCGACGCCGCGATGAACGACCTGGCGCGCCCCTCGCTCTACGGCTCGTACCACGCGATCCTCCCGGTGGGGAAAGCGCGCCGCGGAAAGGTGACGGCGGACGTCGTCGGCCCCATCTGCGAATCCGGGGATTTCCTGGCGAAGGACCGGGCGATGCCGCCCTGCCGGGGGGGGGATCTCCTCGCGGTGATGAGCGCGGGGGCGTACGGCTTCTCCATGTCCTCGAACTACAACACCCGGCCGCGCGCCGCCGAGGTGATGGTGTCCGGGGACCGGTTCGAAGTCGTCCGGTTGAGGGAGACGGTACGGGAGCTGGTCCGCGGCGAGCGGACCGCGTCGTTCCTCTCCCGCCGGCGCACCGGAAAAGGATGA
- a CDS encoding 4-hydroxy-tetrahydrodipicolinate synthase: MFHGAIVATITPFRNGKLDASALKKLVEFQIRNGTDGIVPCGTTGESATLAYEEHERVIDLVLIAAAGRVPVIAGTGSNNTKEAVLLTRYAKKAGANAALVITPYYNKPTQAGLIAHFREVAASADIPIILYNVPSRTGVNMTAETVARLSEVKNIVGVKEASGNLAQVCDIMKMTPRTFCVLSGDDGLYFPMLALGAKGVISVVSNVAPREMADLYDAFAMGEVARAREIHFRLWPLMKALFIETNPIPAKTALAMMGKVREEFRLPLCGMSDANRKALAKVLSGLKIV; this comes from the coding sequence ATGTTCCACGGGGCCATCGTCGCGACCATCACACCGTTCCGGAACGGCAAGCTGGACGCGTCCGCGCTGAAAAAACTGGTGGAGTTCCAGATCCGGAACGGGACCGACGGGATCGTTCCGTGCGGCACGACCGGGGAGTCCGCGACGCTCGCCTACGAGGAGCACGAGCGGGTGATCGACCTGGTGCTCATCGCGGCGGCCGGGAGGGTGCCGGTCATCGCGGGAACGGGGTCGAACAACACGAAGGAAGCCGTCCTGCTGACCCGCTACGCGAAGAAGGCGGGGGCGAACGCCGCGCTCGTCATCACCCCGTACTACAACAAGCCGACGCAGGCGGGGCTGATCGCACACTTCCGGGAGGTGGCCGCCTCCGCGGACATCCCCATCATCCTCTACAACGTCCCGTCCCGCACCGGTGTCAACATGACGGCGGAGACCGTGGCGCGGCTCTCGGAGGTGAAAAACATCGTCGGGGTGAAGGAGGCCTCCGGGAACCTCGCGCAGGTCTGCGACATCATGAAGATGACCCCGAGGACCTTCTGCGTGCTGTCCGGAGACGACGGGCTCTACTTCCCGATGCTCGCCCTCGGCGCCAAGGGGGTCATCTCCGTCGTCTCCAACGTGGCCCCGAGGGAGATGGCCGACCTCTACGACGCCTTCGCCATGGGGGAAGTCGCCCGGGCGAGGGAGATCCACTTCCGCCTGTGGCCCCTCATGAAGGCGCTCTTCATCGAGACGAACCCGATCCCCGCCAAGACGGCGCTTGCCATGATGGGGAAGGTCCGCGAAGAGTTCCGGCTTCCGCTGTGCGGGATGTCCGATGCCAACCGGAAGGCCCTCGCGAAGGTCCTCTCCGGCCTGAAGATCGTGTAG
- a CDS encoding diaminopimelate epimerase, with amino-acid sequence MTRKGIPFSKMNGSGNDFLLIDDRGDAMRGIDRPSFAAKVCDRSRSIGADGVIVIEPSRRSDFRWDFYNADGSHAEMCGNGGRCAARFAATRRIAGREMSFETLAGILHASVRGGRVKLQMTRPRGLAVDRSLTLAGKRFSYSFLDTGVPHAVLFVPAVSKVDVTGIGRGIRRHKAFSPRGTNVDFVQAEDGVLRVRTYERGVEGETLACGTGAVAGAILAAARGLAEPPVTVRTSGGETLVIHFDPKRKDFGEVFLEGDTSWSCDGKIFEEAYRY; translated from the coding sequence ATGACGCGGAAGGGGATTCCTTTTTCGAAGATGAACGGGAGCGGCAACGACTTCCTCCTGATCGACGACCGCGGGGACGCGATGCGAGGCATCGACCGTCCTTCCTTCGCCGCGAAGGTGTGTGACCGGTCCCGCTCGATCGGCGCCGACGGGGTGATCGTGATCGAGCCGTCGCGACGCTCGGACTTCCGGTGGGACTTCTACAACGCCGACGGATCCCACGCCGAGATGTGCGGCAACGGGGGCCGGTGCGCGGCGCGCTTCGCCGCGACCCGCCGGATCGCGGGCCGGGAGATGTCCTTCGAGACGCTCGCGGGGATCCTCCACGCGTCCGTGCGCGGGGGGCGCGTGAAGCTCCAGATGACGCGGCCCCGCGGGTTGGCGGTCGACCGGTCGCTGACGCTCGCGGGGAAGAGGTTCTCCTACTCGTTTCTCGACACCGGCGTTCCCCACGCGGTCCTGTTCGTCCCCGCCGTCTCGAAGGTGGACGTGACGGGGATCGGGCGCGGGATCCGGCGGCACAAGGCGTTCTCCCCCCGGGGGACGAACGTCGACTTCGTGCAGGCGGAGGACGGCGTTCTTCGCGTGCGAACCTACGAGCGCGGGGTCGAAGGGGAAACGCTGGCGTGCGGAACGGGAGCGGTCGCCGGCGCGATCCTGGCGGCGGCCCGCGGCCTGGCGGAGCCGCCGGTGACCGTGCGGACCAGCGGCGGCGAGACGCTCGTCATCCATTTCGACCCGAAGCGAAAGGATTTCGGGGAGGTCTTCCTCGAGGGGGATACCTCCTGGTCGTGTGACGGAAAGATCTTCGAAGAGGCGTATCGCTACTGA
- a CDS encoding IclR family transcriptional regulator encodes MVRRDKSNYIIQSVAHALDVLEEFRNETEELGVTELSKKLKLHKNNVFRILATLQSRNYIEQNRSNDNYRLGIKCLELGQTFIHQRGLLKQARPILHELAETTGETSYISILRGSEVIYLDSVETSSTVRVVSRVGLHMPIHATAAGKALVSYDSDEELRKIFSGELPIYAKATRTGVDDLLKEVALVRERGYATDLEEFEEGLRCIAAPVRDYTRKVVGAISVSGPAHRLSDERIAAVVGPVVDRAGKGLSSRLGFRE; translated from the coding sequence ATGGTACGTCGAGACAAATCGAATTACATCATCCAGTCGGTCGCACACGCCCTCGACGTCCTGGAGGAGTTCCGGAACGAAACGGAGGAACTGGGGGTCACGGAGCTCAGCAAGAAGCTGAAGCTCCATAAAAACAACGTCTTCCGGATCCTCGCGACGCTCCAGTCCCGCAACTATATCGAGCAGAACCGATCGAACGACAACTACCGCCTCGGGATCAAGTGCCTCGAACTGGGCCAGACCTTCATCCACCAGCGCGGGCTGCTGAAACAGGCGCGGCCGATTCTGCACGAACTTGCCGAGACCACCGGAGAGACGAGCTACATCTCGATCCTTCGGGGGAGCGAGGTGATCTACCTCGACTCGGTGGAAACATCTTCCACGGTCCGCGTCGTCTCCCGCGTCGGCCTGCACATGCCGATCCACGCCACGGCCGCGGGGAAGGCCCTGGTTTCCTACGACTCCGACGAGGAGTTGCGGAAGATCTTCTCCGGTGAACTTCCCATCTATGCGAAGGCGACCCGGACCGGCGTGGACGATCTCCTCAAGGAGGTCGCGCTCGTCCGCGAGCGGGGGTACGCCACGGATCTCGAGGAATTCGAGGAGGGGCTGCGCTGCATCGCCGCCCCCGTGCGCGACTACACCCGCAAGGTGGTCGGTGCGATCAGCGTGTCCGGTCCGGCGCACCGCCTTTCCGACGAGCGGATCGCCGCCGTGGTCGGTCCGGTGGTCGATCGGGCGGGAAAGGGCCTCTCGTCGCGCCTCGGTTTCCGCGAATAG
- a CDS encoding argininosuccinate lyase, which produces MAKKKAWGGRFGGGTDRFVEEFTASIPFDVLLYRHDIAGSVAHARMLGKRRILPKAESERIVKGLLAIRAEIESGKFPFDLSDEDIHMAIERRLIRKIGPVGGKLHTGRSRNDQVAVDLRLYLREEIDEVLRLLVEIEETVVSRAEELFGIVLPGYTHLQRAQPILFSHYLLAYREMFARDADRFLETRRRVNVSPLGAGALAGSTFPLDRALTARELGMDGVCENSVDAVSDRDFAADFLYACAVTMMHLSRLAEEMVYWSSSEFRFLSLPDALCTGSSIMPQKKNPDVAELIRGKTGRAYGNLTNLLTLMKGLPLAYNRDMQEDKEPVFDSARTVKDCLTGANLLLRGMAVNEERMRAACDDGFLTATDLADYLARKGVPFRKAHEITGKIVRHCEERGARLKDLSLKELRAFSKVIGEDVRSAISLTNSVRLRKTRGGTGAEAVRARLSSLRRK; this is translated from the coding sequence ATGGCGAAGAAGAAGGCGTGGGGGGGGCGCTTCGGCGGCGGGACCGACCGGTTCGTCGAGGAGTTCACCGCCTCGATCCCGTTCGACGTCCTGCTCTACCGGCACGACATCGCCGGGAGCGTCGCCCATGCGCGGATGCTGGGGAAGCGGAGGATCCTCCCGAAGGCCGAGTCGGAGCGGATCGTCAAGGGCCTGCTGGCGATCCGCGCCGAGATCGAATCGGGAAAATTCCCCTTCGATCTCTCCGACGAGGACATCCACATGGCGATCGAGCGCCGGCTGATCCGCAAGATCGGCCCCGTCGGCGGGAAGCTCCACACGGGGCGCAGCCGGAACGACCAGGTCGCCGTCGATCTCCGGCTGTACCTGCGGGAGGAGATCGACGAGGTTCTCCGGCTACTCGTGGAGATCGAGGAGACCGTCGTCTCCCGGGCCGAGGAGCTGTTCGGGATCGTCCTCCCCGGCTACACCCACCTTCAGCGGGCCCAGCCGATCCTCTTCTCCCATTACCTCCTGGCGTACCGGGAGATGTTCGCCCGGGACGCCGACCGGTTCCTGGAGACGCGCCGGCGGGTGAACGTCTCCCCGCTCGGTGCGGGGGCGCTGGCCGGTTCCACGTTCCCCCTGGACCGGGCGCTCACGGCGCGGGAGTTGGGGATGGACGGGGTGTGCGAGAACAGCGTAGACGCGGTCTCGGATCGCGACTTCGCCGCCGATTTCCTGTACGCGTGCGCCGTGACGATGATGCACCTGTCTCGTCTCGCCGAGGAGATGGTGTACTGGTCGTCCTCGGAGTTTCGCTTCCTCTCCCTGCCGGACGCCCTGTGCACCGGGAGCAGCATCATGCCGCAGAAGAAGAACCCCGACGTCGCGGAACTCATCCGGGGGAAGACCGGGCGCGCCTACGGGAACCTCACGAACCTCCTCACCCTCATGAAAGGGCTTCCGCTCGCCTACAACCGGGACATGCAGGAGGACAAGGAGCCGGTCTTCGATTCGGCCCGCACCGTGAAGGATTGCCTCACCGGGGCGAATCTGCTGCTCCGGGGGATGGCGGTGAACGAGGAGCGGATGCGGGCGGCGTGCGACGACGGGTTCCTCACGGCCACCGACCTGGCGGACTACCTCGCGAGGAAGGGAGTGCCGTTCCGCAAGGCCCACGAGATCACCGGGAAGATCGTCCGGCATTGCGAGGAGCGCGGGGCGCGGCTGAAGGATCTCAGCCTCAAGGAGCTCCGGGCCTTTTCGAAGGTGATCGGCGAGGACGTCCGCAGCGCCATCTCCCTCACCAACTCCGTGCGCCTGCGGAAGACGCGCGGAGGAACGGGCGCCGAGGCGGTCCGGGCCCGCCTGTCGTCGCTCCGCAGGAAATGA
- a CDS encoding 2-amino-4-hydroxy-6-hydroxymethyldihydropteridine diphosphokinase, protein MSSRREAVLLLGSNQGRRVRRIRDAVDRLSRETELLAVSRVYASEPFGRSRQPWFLNLAVRAAVSQTPTELLGLAKRLEREAGRRGGARWGPRTLDVDILLLGDAAIDLPGLVIPHASMARRRFCLLPAAEVAPGAVVPTCGRTVAQLLDACEDPLEVIML, encoded by the coding sequence GTGTCGTCGCGCCGTGAGGCGGTTCTCCTCCTCGGAAGCAACCAGGGGAGGCGGGTTCGGAGGATCCGTGACGCCGTGGACCGGCTCTCCCGCGAAACGGAACTGCTCGCGGTCTCCCGGGTATACGCCAGCGAGCCGTTCGGGCGGTCCCGCCAGCCGTGGTTCCTCAACCTGGCGGTCCGGGCGGCGGTGTCGCAAACCCCGACGGAACTGCTTGGGCTGGCGAAGCGGCTCGAGCGGGAGGCGGGACGCCGCGGCGGCGCCCGGTGGGGTCCGCGGACGCTGGACGTCGACATCCTCCTTCTTGGAGACGCCGCGATCGACCTGCCGGGGCTGGTGATCCCGCATGCCTCGATGGCGCGGCGCCGTTTCTGCCTCCTGCCCGCCGCCGAAGTGGCCCCCGGGGCCGTGGTTCCGACCTGCGGCCGCACCGTGGCGCAGCTGTTGGACGCATGCGAAGATCCTCTCGAGGTGATCATGTTATGA
- a CDS encoding 2-hydroxyhepta-2,4-diene-1,7-dioate isomerase, translating into MRIARFEFEGRTRYALADPESGTVREIAGDPFGRVEATGVARRLEEVRLLAPVVPGKIVAVGLNYKDHAREMGKKIPEEPLLFLKASSALNGPGGEIVYPSQSRRVDHEAELAVVIGRVAKNVKAKDAAAFILGYTCINDVTARDLQVKDVQYTRAKGFDTFAPLGPWVVTDFDPAEASVRCHVNGEVRQDGNTREMGASVYRLVEFISSVMTLFPGDVIATGTPPGVGQLRVGDVVTVEIGGIGALTNRVVAP; encoded by the coding sequence ATGAGGATCGCTCGGTTCGAATTCGAGGGCCGGACGCGGTACGCCCTGGCCGACCCGGAGAGCGGAACGGTCCGGGAGATCGCGGGGGATCCGTTCGGCCGCGTCGAGGCGACCGGTGTCGCGCGGCGGCTCGAAGAGGTCCGCCTCCTCGCCCCGGTGGTCCCCGGGAAGATCGTCGCGGTGGGCCTCAATTACAAGGACCACGCACGCGAGATGGGGAAGAAGATCCCCGAGGAGCCGCTCCTGTTCCTCAAGGCGTCCTCCGCGCTGAACGGACCGGGGGGGGAGATCGTCTACCCGTCCCAGTCGCGGCGCGTGGATCACGAGGCGGAGCTCGCGGTGGTGATCGGCCGGGTGGCGAAGAACGTGAAGGCGAAGGATGCCGCGGCCTTCATCCTCGGCTACACGTGCATCAACGACGTGACCGCGCGCGACCTCCAGGTGAAGGACGTGCAGTACACCCGCGCCAAGGGGTTCGACACGTTCGCACCGCTGGGGCCGTGGGTCGTGACCGACTTCGACCCGGCCGAAGCGTCCGTCCGCTGCCATGTCAACGGGGAGGTCCGCCAGGACGGCAACACGCGGGAGATGGGGGCGTCCGTCTACCGGCTGGTCGAGTTCATCTCCTCCGTCATGACGCTCTTCCCGGGGGACGTGATCGCGACCGGAACGCCTCCCGGCGTCGGGCAGCTCCGCGTCGGGGATGTCGTGACCGTCGAGATCGGCGGGATCGGCGCCCTCACCAACCGTGTCGTCGCGCCGTGA
- a CDS encoding acetylglutamate kinase, which yields MEGYIRKAETLIEALPYIREFTGKTVVVKYGGAAMKDDARMASFAQDIVLLQYVGIRPVIVHGGGPQIDRMLERLSIPTRRTEGLRVTSPEAMEVVEMVLGGTVNQRIVALINTFGGKAVGLCGKDGGLLFATKSSAKSRETGEPLDLGLVGDVKEVRPGVIRTLEADGFVPVIAPIGAGEGGEAYNINGDTAAAAVAAAVSAEKLILLTDVAGVLDAKGGRISTMTGAEAESAIRSGAISGGMIPKVECGLAALSAGVGKVHILDGRVPHSVLLEIFTDAGIGTEIVRAGRGAGAK from the coding sequence ATGGAAGGGTATATCCGGAAAGCCGAGACGCTGATCGAGGCGCTGCCGTACATCCGGGAGTTCACCGGAAAGACGGTGGTGGTGAAGTACGGCGGCGCCGCGATGAAGGACGATGCGCGGATGGCGTCGTTCGCGCAGGACATCGTCCTGCTTCAATACGTCGGGATCCGGCCCGTGATCGTACACGGCGGCGGGCCCCAGATCGACCGGATGCTGGAGCGGCTGTCGATCCCCACGCGACGGACGGAGGGGCTGCGGGTCACCTCCCCGGAGGCGATGGAAGTGGTCGAGATGGTCCTCGGCGGGACCGTCAACCAGCGGATCGTGGCGCTGATCAACACCTTCGGCGGGAAGGCGGTCGGCCTCTGCGGGAAGGACGGCGGGCTGCTCTTCGCGACGAAGAGTTCGGCGAAGAGCCGGGAAACCGGCGAACCGCTCGACCTGGGGCTGGTGGGAGACGTGAAGGAGGTGCGGCCGGGAGTGATCCGGACGCTCGAGGCAGACGGCTTCGTCCCGGTCATCGCGCCGATCGGAGCGGGGGAGGGGGGCGAGGCGTACAACATCAACGGCGACACGGCCGCCGCCGCCGTCGCCGCGGCCGTCTCGGCGGAGAAGCTCATCCTCCTCACCGATGTCGCGGGTGTCCTGGACGCGAAGGGCGGGCGCATCTCGACGATGACCGGGGCGGAGGCGGAATCCGCCATCCGGTCGGGCGCGATCTCCGGGGGGATGATCCCGAAGGTCGAATGCGGGCTGGCGGCGCTGAGCGCGGGGGTCGGGAAAGTCCATATCCTCGACGGGCGGGTTCCCCACAGCGTCCTCCTCGAGATTTTCACGGACGCCGGGATCGGCACCGAGATCGTCCGGGCGGGCCGGGGAGCGGGTGCAAAATGA
- a CDS encoding ornithine carbamoyltransferase, translating to MKKDLLRILDLSDREILSLIRSGRTWKRRGGSPRAHRPLAGKSLGMIFQKASTRTRVSFEVAMTRLGGHALFLSPQDTQIGRGEPIRDTARVLSRYADAVMIRTFAHETAMELAAAATVPVINGLTDGHHPCQILADLMTAAERGKNLRKMRVAFIGDGNNVANSWVEAAHVLGFDLRIACPKGYEPDSDVRKDAERIGRGEVRIVRDPAEAARGADVLYTDVWTSMGQEAEARMRLAAFKGYRVDAALLLRADPGAIVMHCLPAHRGEEITEAVLEGPHSAVFDEAENRLHVQMAVLEKLIKH from the coding sequence GTGAAGAAAGACCTGCTCCGGATTCTCGACCTCTCCGATCGGGAGATCCTCTCCCTGATCCGGTCGGGGAGGACGTGGAAGCGCCGCGGGGGATCGCCGAGGGCGCACCGGCCGCTCGCGGGGAAGTCGCTGGGGATGATCTTCCAGAAGGCCTCGACCCGGACCCGCGTCTCGTTCGAGGTCGCGATGACCCGCCTGGGCGGCCACGCGCTCTTCCTGTCCCCGCAGGACACGCAGATCGGGCGGGGGGAGCCGATCCGGGACACGGCGCGCGTCCTTTCCCGGTACGCCGACGCCGTGATGATCCGGACGTTCGCGCATGAAACGGCGATGGAGCTCGCCGCGGCCGCGACCGTTCCCGTGATCAACGGGTTGACGGACGGCCATCATCCGTGCCAGATCCTCGCCGACTTGATGACCGCGGCGGAGCGGGGAAAGAATCTGCGGAAGATGCGGGTCGCGTTCATCGGCGACGGCAACAACGTGGCCAATTCGTGGGTCGAGGCGGCCCACGTCCTCGGGTTCGACCTGAGGATCGCGTGTCCGAAGGGGTACGAACCGGATTCCGACGTTCGGAAGGACGCCGAACGGATCGGCCGCGGAGAGGTCCGGATCGTCCGCGATCCCGCGGAAGCGGCGCGGGGAGCCGACGTTCTGTACACGGACGTCTGGACCAGCATGGGACAGGAAGCCGAGGCCCGGATGCGGCTCGCCGCCTTCAAGGGGTACCGTGTCGACGCGGCGCTGCTGCTCCGGGCGGACCCCGGGGCGATCGTGATGCACTGCCTCCCCGCCCACCGCGGCGAGGAGATCACCGAGGCGGTGCTCGAGGGGCCGCACTCCGCCGTCTTCGACGAGGCGGAGAACCGCCTGCACGTACAGATGGCCGTTCTCGAAAAGCTCATCAAACACTAA